The Ictidomys tridecemlineatus isolate mIctTri1 chromosome 6, mIctTri1.hap1, whole genome shotgun sequence genome includes a region encoding these proteins:
- the Acod1 gene encoding cis-aconitate decarboxylase, translated as MKSVTESFATLIHGLKVGHLADGVIQRSKRMILDTLGVGFLGTSTEVFHKASQYSKIYSSNISSTIWGQPDFRLPPTYAAFVNSVAIHSMDFDDTWHPATHPSGAVLPVLIALSEALPQRPKFSGLDLLLAFNVGIEVQGRLMHFSKEASDIPKRFHPPSVVGTLGSAAAASKFLGLSLTECREALAIAVSYAGAPMANAATQTKPLHMGNAARHGIEASFLAMMGLQGNKQILDLETGFGAFYTNYSPKVLPSLDSHAWLLDQQDVAFKRFPAHLATHWVADAAASVRKHLVGLDRALMPADHIERIVLRVPDVPYVNRPFPDTEHEARHSFQYVACAMLLDGGITVPSFHLQQINRPQVRELLRKVELEHPWDNLPNFNTLYSEMSVTLQGGATFTERSDTFYGHWRKPLSQEDLQEKFRANASKTLSCHTAESLIKTVEKLEDLEDCSVLTTLLKGPSPPEASKLSSM; from the exons ATGAAGTCTGTCACAGAAAGCTTTGCCACCTTGATCCACGGCTTAAAAGTGGGACACCTGGCTGATGGAGTTATTCAGAGGAGCAAGAGGATGATTCTGGATACTCTGGGTGTTGGGTTCCTGGGAACCAGCACAGAAGTGTTTCACAAAGCCAGCCAATACAGTAAA ATCTACAGTTCCAATATCTCCAGCACTATTTGGGGTCAGCCAGACTTCAGGCTCCCGCCCACATATGCTGCCTTTGTTAACAGTGTGGCT ATTCACTCAATGGATTTTGACGACACATGGCACCCTGCCACCCACCCTTCGGGGGCTGTCCTTCCTGTCCTCATAGCTTTATCAGAAGCCCTGCCTCAAAGACCCAAGTTTTCTGGCCTCGACCTGCTGCTGGCTTTCAACGTTGGTATTGAAGTTCAAGGCCGATTAATGCATTTCTCAAAGGAAGCCAGTGACATACCAAAGAG ATTTCATCCCCCCTCCGTGGTGGGAACTTTGGGTAGTGCTGCTGCTGCATCCAAGTTTTTAGGGCTCAGCCTGACAGAGTGCCGAGAGGCCCTGGCTATTGCTGTTTCTTATGCTGGGGCACCCATGGCAAATGCTGCCACTCAGACCAAGCCCCTTCATATGGGCAACGCTGCCAGACACGGAATAGAAGCCTCTTTTCTGGCAATGATGGGTCTCCAAGGAAACAAGCAGATCTtggatttggagacagggtttggCGCCTTCTATACCAACTACTCCCCCAAAGTCCTTCCAAGTCTGGATTCTCATGCTTGGCTGCTGGACCAGCAGGACGTGGCCTTCAAGCGTTTCCCCGCGCACTTGGCTACCCACTGGGTGGCAGATGCAGCCGCATCGGTGAGAAAGCACCTGGTAGGTTTGGATAGAGCCTTGATGCCTGCTGACCACATCGAGAGGATTGTGCTCAGGGTTCCAGACGTCCCATACGTCAACAGGCCCTTCCCAGACACGGAGCACGAAGCCCGTCATTCCTTCCAGTATGTGGCCTGTGCCATGCTGCTGGATGGTGGCATTACTGTCCCTTCGTTCCACCTACAGCAGATCAATAGGCCGCAGGTCAGAGAGTTGCTCAGGAAAGTGGAGCTGGAGCATCCTTGGGACAACCTGCCAAACTTCAACACACTGTACTCTGAGATGAGCGTCACCCTCCAGGGCGGAGCCACCTTCACGGAGCGCTCCGATACCTTCTATGGGCACTGGAGGAAACCACTGAGCCAGGAGGACCTACAGGAAAAGTTCAGAGCCAATGCCTCCAAGACGCTGTCCTGCCACACAGCGGAAAGTCTCATAAAGACAGTAGAAAAGCTGGAAGACCTAGAAGACTGTTCTGTGCTCACCACTCTTCTGAAAGGACCCTCTCCTCCAGAGGCTTCCAAATTATCCAGCATGTAA